The DNA sequence CTACTAAGTGAGGGGGTATGGCCCAGTGATCAATTCCTTATTGTGAGTACGTctcttgattgttttttttttttacaaaaagctGTTAGTAAAGGGATACATACAGATGTGCATTAATTACGGTGATTTGCAAACATTATATAGATAAATCTCTATTACCATGCAACTTTGGAGGGGAAAAAATACTCCTTACACAGACCTCCCacacatgttaaaaaaaatatcacttcTCCTTGGTGGTAGAGGAAAATCATGAAAAGCcggaaaagattttttttttttgttttttgaaaaggtggataaattaTATGGATTactaaattctttatttttaatatattttatgacccaccttattaaaaaaaaataggaccaCGTATTTCACAATTCCAACTGATTGGACTACATAAGGGATATAAACATTGAGGAGTATCaatcaaggtttttaaaattggaCCCGCAGAACAGGTAATTGGCTGGCAGTTTGGCCCAGCTTTAATATGTTTGTTGACCAATATGTGAACTGGTCAAACCTGGCCAAACTAGGCAAACAGGCTGGTTGGACCAAAACCGGATAGAACCcggttttaattattattattttttatataatcaagaaagtaaagaaagaaaggaCTTAGGACATGAATCGGCTCCTTTTGTTCTTGGTTTCCTGATGctctttgagtcttgatttgttgaaggtgttgtttggattcttggagCTTTGGAGTTTCGAAGTCTCAGaatgtgagaatgaagaaaaaaaacctgtggattgtttaagaggtatagatcaTCTAGGAATTATATTattctatacttttattttaatggtaatgatgatcaGATCTAAGAGTTAAATTAAGTTTAGGGGGTTGTATTTGTTACTTCTCCTAGACTAATTATTTGAATCTTGAATGATTTTGATAACATCATAATgatactaaaataaatatttaaaataattatgagtAACCTCTTCAGCTTATTAGCTTGGGATAATAAGATTCTTTCTTTGGAGAATTTAGCCTTAAGAAGATACAACCTATTGCAAAGTACCACATGTGTGATGTGCCACACTGGGGTGGAATTGACTAAACATTTCCTAACTTAGTGTCCAGTGGCCTCACACATTTGGAACTTCTTTGGGCAAATGTTTGAGGTCCGATCTTGTCCATCCTCCCTGCAAGACCTGTGGGGAAATTGGCGGAAATATGTCAAGAAATCTTTATCCTTGTTTTGGGACCTTTTGCTGAGAGTTATTACTTGGAACATCTGACTTGAAAGAAATGCACACATTTTTACTTCATGCGCATCGActgttactattattattaaaattgttcatATGGTTCTCATGTGGCTGAATGCAATTTCTGATTCAAAAAAGGCAAAATTGGAAGAACCAATGAGTAAAATCAAGTGGAGTTTTGAGTTCCTTTCGGTCAGGGATGCAGAGCTGGGTGTCCCTATGAAGCATATTTCTTCCCCGGGAGATATCTAGTGTTGATGTTTTTGTCTCTCAGGGAGTCTCCCTCCGTAGTTGGGCTCCTTTCTCCTTCTCGCCTTTTGTGTTTCTCTGGGTCCTTGTAGTTTGTTCTCCCACTCCTCGTGGGTTTGTGGCATGTGTCGCTTTCTTTTGTATTGCACTTCTTATCCTTTTGTGTTTTGCTTTTAATGAATGTAGTTAATCcaccttttaaatatatatatatatatatatgataaaatttgttattatatatttatatatatacatatattatttatttatttgtgatgtCATCCGGTCCGACCGGAATGGATTCTCCGATTGGACTGAGTGACTCATGACCCAAATATGAGACAgttccggttttaaaaacattggtatCAACTGAGCATGAACTAAATACCAGATGGCTGGGGACTAATCACTCATCCTCAGCCAATACATCAAACTTCAATATTTGCATTGAAGAGGGCAGTAGCTAGGTTAGCGTGCAAGTTATCTTCATCTTGTTGAATCTTTGCAGCAACAATAGATTTATCATCTTTCATCATCTGAAATGCTTCCGTCTGTTCACTATTCTCAACCTTGTAAAGGTAAAACCAGCtcacaaacaaaaagaacaagagGTTCAATAGATTGAGGATGGAGAAGAAGGCATAATAATAGTCAAGATGAGATGCATTTAGGTTGTTCAAGATCCATCCTTCATGTCCATTCTTCCTTGTAATATGAGACACTGTGGTTAATAGATAACTACTTAGGAAGTTCCCAACTCCCAAGCTTGTTTGTGAACAAGATGTTCCAAGACTCTTCATGGTTTCAGGAGCTTGATCATAAAAGAACTCAATCTTAGCCACCTCTAAGAAAGCATCAGCCATTCCCATGAGCACAAACTGAGGAAGTAGCATGAATATGGTCACAGGaatttctcctcctccttctaaACCATGAGCTTTTGCGGCATTTAATCTTCGGCGTTCGGTTAGTGAAGCAACCAACATCACTATGATGTGCAAGATCAAGCCAATGCCTAATCTTTGAAGGAGAGTGATGCCCCTTGGGTTTTTGGTCCACTTCATAATGAAGGGGACAAAACATCGGTCATATATAACGACGGTGATGAGCATGGAGACCGTGACGAAGGCTTGAAGACTTGCAGGGGGGATCTTGAAGTGAGGACTGATGCTTCGGTTTAGAGTTGTGCCTTGCTTGACAAAGAGTGTGTTCACTTGTGCCAACATTATGCTTGGTACAAAGGTTGCAAAGAGAATCGGGATCATTCGAAGCATTTGTTTCGTCTCTTCTACTTGTGTCACTGGGCATAACACCCATGGAGATGCTGAACTTGTCTTCACAGCAGCTTTGTCTAATATCCTGCATTTGACACATATAACGCAAGACATACTGCTAAGagatatatataagataatgaTACAACACGTCTAACAAACATACCTCAATATTGGAGTATGATCAATTCTATATTTCCCTTTTGAGGCATACTCCTCCAAATCAAGCTCATGAAGCTCTTTAGGATCACTAGGCACTTGAACTTTCCATTTCCTTGAGGCTGCCACCAATACCCTGGCCATCTTTGTAAATGGACTGCCGGAAGGTAACTTGTGCCGATAGAATGGAGTACCAATGACAAAGATTATGATTGAAATAAATAGCCCAAGTGTCGGTAATCCATAGCCTAATGTCCATCCTATATTGTCTTGAATGTACACAAGAATGGTGAATGCAAATAAAGTTCCAAAGAAGATGCTAAACATCCACCAATTGAAGAAGGAGAGCTTGTGGGCTCGCTCTCTTGGATCGAACTCATCGAATTGGTCTGCTCCGATGGTTGAAATGTTCGGTTTTGTGCCACCAGTGCCAATGGCTAAGATGTAGAGTGCTGTGAAGAACACACCAAGTTGCAGTGATGAAGCCTTCTCAGTACAATTAGGGTCACTAGTGTTAGGTCCACAAGGTGGTGGCTTCAGTGAATTCACTGATACTGCTAATGTTAGCAGACACATTcccttataaaaattaaatttaggatCGGATCTATGTATCTAATTAACATGGCATCAGAGCCAAATGAACTCAATTTATTACCACAAGATAAATAACAGAGGCGATGATAAAGGTAAAATAGCGGCCTAGATATGCATCAGCAACATAAGCGCCAATCATCGGGGTCATCCATATCGTACCGACCCAGTTGGTCACATTGTTCACGGAAGTTACTGTGCCTTGATGCAGTTTGTTGGTTAAGTAGAGAACTAAGTTTGATTGTATCCCATAGAATGCCATTCTCTCAAACACCTCATACACTGCCAATTTAGAAAATGCATATACAAAGAAAAGATATATTTTCTTTCGcaaatgattaaataaacaaagacATGCAAgagatttcattgaaaattttaaaaaaacaagtgatcGATTAAGGCAATACCAATGACAAAGGAGCAAGCAGTCCAACCGCCACATTTGGATCGAAGTATTGGATTACCGTTTAGATCCACAGAGCCATCCTTTGTGTACTCCTCTTTTGCTCCCTCTGAATCTCCTGCCATGTTGCTATCTAAGTGACCTCTACCCCTTAAAAAAGCAAGCAATATATTTAAACACACTGTTGAAGGTCATCATATATAAATAAGCAGATGATGATCTGTTCTCCTCTATGAGATATAAggtaatttaattcaaaatctcCATAGCATTCTTATTTAATCATTGTGAAGATCAATCAGTTGGAATAGTACAAAAGCAATATGACAAACCATAGCCTTGCAATAAATTGAATAGTTTTGAAGTTTGAAGAatgggcatatatatatatatatatagatagatatatgtGGATGCCAGTTGCATCAAATTGGAGCAATCTCCAGAGTCACTTTCCTACACCaataagaaacaagaatgaaggTTAAAATTGTCTAGCAATATGGAAAACAATGTCGTTCTTCCATACTTTATCAAGTGGTTTGGCAGATAGCTGTTGGTATCTTTGTAGTTAGTCTATTGGTATGTGTTTGTTGCCTGTGAATAAACACTATCAACAGCAAAATAAACTTATTTCCTGTGAATAAAATAACCCCATGTTTCTTTTGCAATACATAAGGTCATCTCCAACTTACAaccccaaatcccaaatttggttctactacagtaaattatacTCCAACCACAAACCCCAAAtcttacccaaaaaaaaaaatattcttttatcatcaaattaatcctatttttatttGGGGGCCTCTCTGGTCTGTGAGTCAATTTCACTAAGACATGCCTGTATTCAACCCAGAAAAATTTGGAGCTTCCTGACCATTTGCCTAACTCCTTACAGTACAGTAAGGGCATTCTGCCTCTAACCTATCTGGGTGTACCTATCTCTGGTGGTCGTCCAAGAAGACAGGATTAGGAAATCTTAATCAGCAAAGTCCGTAATAGGCTAGCTGCTTGGAAGTCCAAATTACTCTCTCTTGGAGGACGACTAACTCTCTTGAACTCCGTGCTCTCCGCTGTCCCAATTTATTGGATGTCAATCTTTAAATTACTTAGTTGAGTTACCTAATCGATTGAGGCCATTCGCCACGATTTTCTCTGGTCGGGGCCTGATGGCCAACATACGAAAATGAGATTGATCAATTGGTCAAGGATTTGTAGATCCAAATAACAAGGAGGATGGGGGATCCTAAACCTAACCACTTTTAATAACGCCCTCCTTGGTAAATGCTGGTGGAAAATCAGCAGTGAAAAGCAATGGTGTGGAGCACTTATCTTTCGTGTTAATTATTTTCGACACTTTCCTAATTGGAATTTATTCCATAAACATTGCACTAGAAGATCCTTCTTTTGGAATGGCATCCTCTCCGTCTTGCCAGCGTGTAGGACAAATTTGAATTCCATTATGCATGATGGGCCTCCACCCTATTTTGGCTTGACAACTGGTTAGAGGGACGTGCCCTTGCAGCAATCTGGCCCGAGACTTTCCATTTCTGGCCACGTAAGGAAGTCACAATTAGGGAGCTTGTCAATGACTACCTCCATAACAATCTTAATGAGTTCCCGGAAATTCTCACCTTGCTTCAACACTGTTCTTTGACCCTCCGTACTGCTAGAGACGTTAAACGTTGGAAACTTACGGCTAATGGGACGTTCACGGTTAAAATCTTTTACAACTTCCTTAACGATGGGGGTTTGAGATGCGAGTGGACACCCATTATTCTTAAAGGGCAATGCCCCAAGAAGATCAACCTGTTCAACTAGGAGGCTCGTGAGgacaaaattttgactttagAAAATCTGGCTTTTCGTAGTTGCAATCATTTTCATTCTATAACTTGTGTCATGTGTCATCTTGGCATCGAATCTACTGACCACCTCCTCTTCCAATGCCCTGTTGCCACATCTATCTGGAATTTCTTTGGCTAACTGCTGGGTCTAAGGAACGCCCCCTATCTGTAACCGACTTGTGGGGGGCTTGGAGGAAAAACATCAGGAAGCCCTTTTGTTTACTCTAGGATTTGCTTGCAAGAGCAATcacttggaatatttggcttgaaagaaatgcgCGTATTTTTAATTCTGTTTGCCTTCCAAATAATTCCATTATTCTGAAAATTGCTCATTTGTTTCTCCTGTGGTTTTCTGCAGTTCCGGATTCGAAGAAAGCCAGATTAGAGGAGCCAGTGGATAAAGTCAAGATCAGCCTTGATTTTCTCTCCTCCAGGGATGTGATATAGCACGCCCCCCCTGAGACCTCCCCAAACCCTGGCGAGATGTAGCTTTTGTTAATGTTGTCCTTCCCTAGAGGCTCGTCCTCTAGGTTTTCCGTTTTTCTCTCTTCTGTTGTTTCTGTGTGTAACCACTCCTGGTGGTTCCTCTTGTCTGTGGACCTTGTTGGTTGTTTTGTAATTCCTGTATGCTTTCTTCTTCGCTAAtggatgtggtttatccactttttcaaaaactatTCAACTacaaaatacttgaaattaattatttttcaataacgatttaattaaatattatttacaatttaatatattaccaataaaaattatttaaaatatttttttaattaatgatttaatttatttagaaatttaattataaattttttaattattttgataaataattaataaacacatcgttttaaataattaattaacaacaaaaattaaattaaatattatttaaaatataaatttgtagTGCAAAtgtctttcattgtttttagtatattttagtttaataaatttattataaattaatataatttaaatttttattattaaataattaattgcacataaaatttatgattatattAAAGTGTTActtatcattatattaaaatattaattataattaataattaatataaattaataacttataatttttataagttataataataaaaataaaaaatattgaatacaaaattataaaatatgtgggaccccaaatttggggttatCTACCCccaaccccaaatttggggtagGAGAAAAAGTTGGATTGAAGCCACCCATGACCCCAAAAAAGgtccaaaaaattataaatttgggatttggggtCATGGTTGAAGATGGCCTAAAGAATGGCATGACCAAAAACTATTGGTCCAACAAACTACAAATCAGGAGCTAGGAAAATTCAAAGTCAAGGTCATCTTTCCTCATAAGCTGGGGCCATGTTTATTTTAGCATTTGGGATTATTAACTGATGTTAAATGTTGATatcaaatatgaatttaaaatacACACGtcttttattatcaaaatatcttTTATTCCACTCAATTCACACAGTACAGAGGAAAGGATGATGGATTGTTTCTTTATGCCAAGAGGATCATTCATTGATGTCTTaacaaattttctcttattgAGTTATCAGtcaatacaaatacacataaacGCAATCCTCATAAACACATTGTAACAAATGGCAAGCAATTTTAAGGCCATGCCTCATTTCAACAGTTTATCTGCAAGAGATTTCTGATGGTGATGGCACCAAATGGCTCAGCAAGGTAATCCCTTTTTCGAGTCGACATTTCTTGAGCAATTTCCTGCATTCCTGGCCTTAAGCAGGGATCGGTTCGAGTGCAGGCTAGAGCAACCATCACTAGAAATACTAAATGTTCTGCTAATTGTCCTGTGGGAGGCAACAACCTCTGGTCTAATACATCTTTAAGTAATACATCATTTCCTCCAGATCTTAGAGAACATTTCAGCACTTCTGCAGGGGGTTTTCCCATAATAATCTCTAGTGCCGCCACTCCAAAACTATACACGTCACACTTATCGACATACTTCATTGTATATGCAATCTCTGTGAAAATCACTTGAACCATGTCAATGATACAGAACACTAAAATTCTGAAACAGTTAGATGAAAAGAGTATGTAGTAATTACCTGGAGCAATGTAACCACAGGACCCTACAATAGCGGTCCAATGGTGTGCATCAAATATAAGCAGTTTGGAAGTTCCAAAATCAGATATCTGAGGCTCAAATTGGGCATCCAGCAAGATACTGTTTATTGATATATCTCGATGAACAATGCCTGGTGAGCAGCCATTGTGCAAATAAGCTAAAGCATGAGCCACTCCATGAATCACCTTTACTCTGTTAGGCCAATCAAACATAGTTCCCCCTAAATCACTATACAAAACACTGCTTAAACTCCCTCTCTCCACATAGTCATATACCAAGTACATGACACCATTTCTTGAGCAAAATCCATGAAGTTTCACAATGTTTCTGTGTCTCACCTCTGTTAGCATCTGAATTTCATTCATGAAGCTCTTCCTGTTAATTTGAAAGATGTCAATGTCGCCTTCCAAATATAAGCGTTTCACTGCCAATACTTGGCCTGAGGGAAGTTCAGCCTTGTAGACAGCCCCAGAATTCCCTCTTCCAATGCAGTACTTCTCATTGAAGTTGTGTGTGGCTTCCATGATGTCTATAAATTTAAACTCAACACCTCTTTCCCATATCATCGCATAGTTTTCAGCATTTGCTACTCTTCCGCTTCCCTTCCACCTCCGGCATGCTAGAATGATTACTGCAACAACCACTACTAAAACGAAACATCCGGCGACTGGGACAGTGAAAGTGAATAAGAGTTTTGGAGGCTTTTTACGAGAATCATAGGAACAAAGGTGCAAACCTGTAGCATTACCACAAAAGGCAGAGTTACCATCATGTGCTCCGTAAGTTGATTTCTGGAAAACCTCTCTCTTAGGAATGGAACATGGCGGCTTGGAGAGAGTAGAGATGTTTCTGGGGATTGAACCATTGAGCATGTTATTATTGAGGTAGAGTTTGGTGAGATTTGAAAGAGAGGAGAAGTCTAGCTCTTCCAGAGTGCCATTGAGGTTGCAGTTTGTCAAGTTGAGCTCGATGATGCTGCCGGCTGAGTTGCAGGTGATACCAAACCAATGGCAGTGGTTGGTGGAGTTGTTGAGACTCCATGAGCTCAGACATTCAGGATTGAACAAGCTGGACTTCCATCTAATAAGAGCTTTTGCTTCTGTTAATGATTTACATTTTAATGCAGAGGATGACAAGAGTATTAGTAGTAGGAAGAGGAGCATATCtacttttctttgtttcatttttttttttgcagagcTAGAGAAACGATTGTAGTGGTTAACATTATAGGCGTcttctgtatatatataattcacgGATTATTTTCTGGGCCTTTTGAAACTTTCGTGTTTAACCTTTTCAATGTCAAGGATGAAGAGTCTTCTGAAAATCCATTGAGATGTATATTGTAATTACTTGGAAAAAATGCAGCCTAAGTCAATACGCTGTATGACCATCTCTGTCACTACTTTTCTGCATGTGTAACTCAcatgagaaagaaaaacataaagctTTGGAGAACtgaatgcatttatttctgTCCGTCTACATTATCCTATGCCTCTCTTAACTCCAAACTCACTCAAGACGCCTAATCCTTCTATATTAACATTTAATTCCAATTAAATATCTCATAGACCTCCATTCATTCCTTAAAACTCTCCACTTTTCtgtttatatttgaaatttaccTTGGATGACCTTAGTTTACTTCCTTAGAAAGGGCTTTTGGGAAAGagactttattaaaaaaaaaaaccccaaatttTATCTATTTCCATTGCTGTCCTTGGATAAATTCAAGACAAAAACTGTTAAAAGTAAAAACTGGGAAGGGGATCCTCTATCCTGGCTCTTATTTGTCCTTGTCATAGATGAATTGAGTGCAATGTTCTCTTATGCTCTCCAATTTGGAGTTCTATATGAGGTCCCTCTGGGGCATTTTGGAAAATTGTGTCAGTTCCTTTACCCTAGATGACTTACTTGTCCTGACCACTGGTAGCAAGGAAGATTTGAGGATGGTTAAGCTAATTCTCTACCTTTGCGAGGGATCGTCTAGGTTGGAGATTAATTTCTAGAAAACACGTCTTTCCTTGAAGAGTCTTTGGCACAAACCGTCAACTGTTCAATAGGGCTTCTCCCCCTCATGCACTTGGGAGTCCCTACCTCAAGAAGGCAACGAAGGAGAAGATTGGAAAGGCTCATCTCAATGATAAGGTCTCGCCTTTCTTCTTGGAAAACTAAACACCTAACACTGGGAGAAAGACTCACACTAATTAACTCAGTTCTATTAACAATTCCATCCTACTAGATGTCCATCTTCAAGCTCCCTAGTTGGATAATTAAAACTATGACAGGATTAGATGAGACTTCCTTTGGTTGAGGTATGATATTGATCACCCAAGATGTCGACTTGTGAGCTAGAAGAGGATTTGTACAACCAAAGATCAAGAGGATGGGGAAATTGAACTTGGAGGATTTCAACAGAGCACTCCTAAGAAAATGCTGAAGGAAAATATTGTTTGGAACCCCTTGGTGTGTACAAAGTTATACAATATAATTACTGCCAAAAAAGAGCCATTTAGAATCTCTACCATGAACATCCTAtcaaaaaatgttttatttggaaTGGGATACTAAGTTGGTTGCTAGCCTTCATATCCTGCATAATCTCGGTGATTTTGCGATGGTGATGAAATGTTATTATGGCGTGATCGATgggtaaataattttgtttgaatgtATGTATAGTCGGAGTTTGTGCTGGCACTCAGCATCCTTTGGGTACTATCTTTGAACTTGGGTCATGCATCCAAACTGTGTCTAAATGAGTAACCCCACCATAACGAACATACTCAAGCAATTATCTATAGAACCTTCTGATACAAGAGACTCTAAACGATGGTGCCTCACGGCAAATGGAGGCTTCACTATGAAATCTTATTATAACTTCTGAAGTGATGAAGGTTCCCGTTGCAAGGTCACTAAGCTGATTTGGAAAGTgtctttttcaaagaaaataaatcttttttaattGGCTTTCTTGGCCTAATTGCATCTTGACCTTGAAAAATCTAGCTAAGAGAATATGCAACAAAATTACTAGCTGCTACATGTGTGCTATGTTATATGGCTATCGAGTCGGTTGAACATTTGCTTTTCCTATATCCATTCATTGATTGGATATGGTAGGTTTTTGGACAACTATTTGGGCTCTGCGTGATTTATGGGGCAATTAGGAGACCAACCATCATGGCAATTCCTAAGGAGCTTTAAACCTCATTGCTAGGGCTACTGTTTGACATGCATGGCTAGAGCGTAATCGGCACATCTTCCAAGCATCACTCCCACCGATTTCTATCATTgctaaaattaatcatatgctCTTTCATTGGGTGACTACAACATTTGTAACCAAACAACAAAACTGGAGGATTCAATCACTAGTGTAAATCACAGCCTTGACTTTCTGACTTCCCATGAAGATATAATAGTAATTTTGGATGAGGCCACATGTATTCTAGGCACGGAGTAGGCTCACAGTTTCCATAGCTGCTTAGGGAGACTCATGTTCTCTTCTTGCCCTAGGCAACGTCTATTTTGTTACTTGTATGATGTGGTTGTTGtctttgttgtttcttgtttttctttcttttttgtattcCCCATGCCTAGTGGACaatgtcttttgttttgttgtttcctGGGGTTGTACCGTCATTGTTTATGTCTATATTCCATTCTTTGTAttatgaacaaaaacaaaaaaggggaGGGAGTGGTGGTGGTGTGTAAAAACCAAGAATAGCTAAGCTTTCACTCGTATGCTTCTTATTTTGACATATGAGAATGCAATAATGATGGAGAGGAGTTTCCCTTTGTTTCTTTATAGCGTTGTCTTTTtgtaaaagtggataaaccacgttaattagaaataaaatgaaGGAAAACAAAAGCATTCCATTAGATGTGGAAACTGAAAAGGAAACACAAAAAAGAGGCAACAGAGAGCaaaacaagaagataaacaGGGGATGCAACCCTGGGGAAACAAGGGCAGAAGATTTTATTAGCAAGACACTGATTCTTGCTCACACCACTCCACTTCTACTCACTCATCTCCTGATCCTGGGTGCTGTACTCTGAGGAACTCCAAACTACGTTTAACAGTAGTAGCTAGGGCTTCTAATATCACTTTCTTTGCTTCTGGGATTGAAGCAATCAATGAAAAAACCATGTAAATTGTTTTGATAATCACAACAATATAGTTAAAGAAATTATCATTAAAGATGCGTGTATTTCTTTCCAATCAAATGTTCCAAATAATGGCCTTAACAATGATGTCTCCAGACTCTCTCACCATACTGAAGAGTTGGGATCTCCATTGTCCCCACAACTCCTGCAAGGACAACAGTGGACTAGGAAGTTCGAAGACCTATGTGAAAAAGTGCCATATTCATGTCGCCACGGGACAAAGGAGAAACAGATGGTCGATTGTTTCATTACCTGCATGACACAGAACACAAGTGGTGGTTAGGAGTCTATTATATCTTGTCACCAATTTGCCCATGGTTAGTATGCTATTGTCCCATGCCAACTAGACTAAGTGATTGAGGTGCACCAGTTCCCTAGGGTACCACTTGGCTATTATGTAGCTATGAAATGTTCAGACCAAATATACATCAGTGCACAACCTTCGACCCATTTATCATACCAAAAAAGAGTAGCTGCACCATCAATGATAGAGGGGGATATACAAGCTCTGAACACCTGTAAGCACCTAGTGAGTCCATTCCAGAATAATGATTTCCTACGCGGGTAACAACAACAGAGGTTCCAAGTTGGAGAATTTTGATAATAGTTGAAACGGATAACCCTATCTCCACACCACGGAACACCAGTAGAGATCTTCCACCATCACCTCCCTAAGAGAGTAGTATTGAAATCCTCTAGATCTAGTATATCCCAACCTCCTTGATCTCAGGTCCTACAGATATGCTTCTAATTTACCAACCTAGCTTTTGGGCAATCTATGTCTGG is a window from the Dioscorea cayenensis subsp. rotundata cultivar TDr96_F1 chromosome 2, TDr96_F1_v2_PseudoChromosome.rev07_lg8_w22 25.fasta, whole genome shotgun sequence genome containing:
- the LOC120278462 gene encoding protein NRT1/ PTR FAMILY 5.2-like; the protein is MAGDSEGAKEEYTKDGSVDLNGNPILRSKCGGWTACSFVIVYEVFERMAFYGIQSNLVLYLTNKLHQGTVTSVNNVTNWVGTIWMTPMIGAYVADAYLGRYFTFIIASVIYLVGMCLLTLAVSVNSLKPPPCGPNTSDPNCTEKASSLQLGVFFTALYILAIGTGGTKPNISTIGADQFDEFDPRERAHKLSFFNWWMFSIFFGTLFAFTILVYIQDNIGWTLGYGLPTLGLFISIIIFVIGTPFYRHKLPSGSPFTKMARVLVAASRKWKVQVPSDPKELHELDLEEYASKGKYRIDHTPILRILDKAAVKTSSASPWVLCPVTQVEETKQMLRMIPILFATFVPSIMLAQVNTLFVKQGTTLNRSISPHFKIPPASLQAFVTVSMLITVVIYDRCFVPFIMKWTKNPRGITLLQRLGIGLILHIIVMLVASLTERRRLNAAKAHGLEGGGEIPVTIFMLLPQFVLMGMADAFLEVAKIEFFYDQAPETMKSLGTSCSQTSLGVGNFLSSYLLTTVSHITRKNGHEGWILNNLNASHLDYYYAFFSILNLLNLLFFLFVSWFYLYKVENSEQTEAFQMMKDDKSIVAAKIQQDEDNLHANLATALFNANIEV
- the LOC120275241 gene encoding probable leucine-rich repeat receptor-like protein kinase At1g35710; its protein translation is MLLFLLLILLSSSALKCKSLTEAKALIRWKSSLFNPECLSSWSLNNSTNHCHWFGITCNSAGSIIELNLTNCNLNGTLEELDFSSLSNLTKLYLNNNMLNGSIPRNISTLSKPPCSIPKREVFQKSTYGAHDGNSAFCGNATVVVAVIILACRRWKGSGRVANAENYAMIWERGVEFKFIDIMEATHNFNEKYCIGRGNSGAVYKAELPSGQVLAVKRLYLEGDIDIFQINRKSFMNEIQMLTEVRHRNIVKLHGFCSRNGVMYLVYDYVERGSLSSVLYSDLGGTMFDWPNRVKVIHGVAHALAYLHNGCSPGIVHRDISINSILLDAQFEPQISDFGTSKLLIFDAHHWTAIVGSCGYIAPEIAYTMKYVDKCDVYSFGVAALEIIMGKPPAEVLKCSLRSGGNDVLLKDVLDQRLLPPTGQLAEHLVFLVMVALACTRTDPCLRPGMQEIAQEMSTRKRDYLAEPFGAITIRNLLQINC